One Streptosporangium sp. NBC_01495 DNA window includes the following coding sequences:
- a CDS encoding sensor histidine kinase → MRRLLNASLGTQLFVLQTVIVFLAVGGTAGVWMEHTRVLLDRQYQQRALAIAESVAGLPQVREAFALPRPELSLQPIALGVQAATGADYVVIANRDQIRYAHPNAALIGKRLSTDGSEVMTNGEHWTGIQTGTLGRSVRGKVPILDSSGQVIGLASVGILEGTVADQLGEALPPLLWTVLAVLVAGSAAAALIARRVRRQTFGLEPGEIAALLEQREGVLHGVKEGVLALDLQGRVTLVNDAARDLLGLSQHDVGRSLREMPLSDRMRDVLDGVDPGDDRVVLHRDRVLVLNRTPVAVRERQSGWVVTLRDRTELVRLARELDQASTTTGALRAQAHEFANRMHTVVGLLELGEHETAVSYITQTTEAYSRHASGIREKVADPTLAALLLAKSAEAAERGATLVLSDDSRVEEGMLGDPHDAVLVVGNLVANALDALQESGGTVEVSVRTEADGLRVRVGDSGPGITPGLVHEVFREGFTTKAAHAGPRGLGLALTRQVCSRRGGWVRVHNAGGAVFTALLPTGEPSFPPGEPPPTGEPSSSRTGEPAPTLAEGPAEPAEPAERKVPS, encoded by the coding sequence GTGCGACGCTTACTCAACGCCTCGCTCGGCACCCAGCTTTTCGTGTTGCAGACCGTGATCGTGTTTCTCGCGGTCGGCGGTACGGCGGGCGTCTGGATGGAGCACACCCGTGTTCTGCTGGACCGCCAGTACCAGCAGCGCGCCCTGGCGATCGCCGAGTCGGTGGCGGGGCTTCCCCAGGTGCGTGAGGCGTTCGCCCTGCCCCGGCCCGAGCTGAGCCTGCAGCCGATCGCGCTCGGGGTGCAGGCGGCCACCGGCGCCGACTACGTGGTGATCGCGAACCGCGACCAGATCCGCTACGCCCACCCCAACGCGGCCCTGATCGGCAAGAGGCTGTCCACCGACGGCTCCGAGGTCATGACGAACGGGGAGCACTGGACCGGCATCCAGACGGGCACCCTCGGCCGCTCGGTACGCGGCAAGGTCCCGATCCTCGACTCCTCGGGGCAGGTCATCGGCCTGGCCTCGGTCGGGATCCTGGAGGGGACGGTCGCCGACCAGCTCGGTGAGGCGCTCCCGCCGTTGCTGTGGACGGTCCTCGCGGTCCTCGTCGCCGGGTCGGCCGCCGCCGCGCTGATCGCCCGGCGGGTACGCCGCCAGACGTTCGGCCTGGAACCGGGGGAGATCGCCGCCCTGCTCGAACAGCGCGAGGGCGTGCTGCACGGCGTCAAGGAGGGGGTGCTCGCCCTCGACCTCCAGGGACGGGTGACACTCGTCAACGACGCGGCACGCGACCTGCTCGGCCTCTCCCAGCACGACGTCGGCCGGAGCCTGCGGGAGATGCCCCTGTCCGACCGGATGCGGGACGTGCTGGACGGCGTGGACCCCGGCGACGACCGGGTGGTGCTCCACCGCGACCGGGTGCTGGTGCTCAACCGGACCCCGGTGGCGGTACGGGAGCGGCAGAGCGGCTGGGTGGTCACCCTGCGGGACCGTACCGAGCTGGTGCGCCTGGCACGCGAGCTCGACCAGGCCAGCACCACGACCGGCGCGCTGCGCGCGCAGGCCCACGAGTTCGCCAACCGGATGCACACCGTGGTCGGCCTGCTGGAACTCGGCGAGCACGAGACGGCCGTCAGCTACATCACCCAGACCACCGAGGCCTACAGCAGGCACGCCTCGGGCATCAGGGAGAAGGTCGCCGACCCGACGCTGGCCGCGCTGCTGCTGGCCAAGTCGGCCGAGGCGGCCGAGCGGGGCGCCACCCTGGTGCTGTCCGACGACTCCCGGGTGGAGGAGGGCATGCTCGGCGACCCGCACGACGCGGTCCTGGTCGTCGGCAACCTGGTCGCCAACGCCCTCGACGCGCTGCAGGAGAGCGGGGGGACGGTGGAGGTCTCGGTCCGTACCGAGGCGGACGGGTTGCGCGTCCGGGTCGGCGACTCCGGCCCCGGCATCACCCCGGGCCTGGTCCACGAGGTGTTCAGGGAGGGCTTCACCACCAAGGCCGCCCACGCCGGGCCGCGCGGCCTGGGTTTGGCCCTGACCCGCCAGGTGTGCTCGCGCCGGGGTGGCTGGGTGCGGGTGCACAACGCGGGCGGCGCCGTCTTCACCGCGCTCCTGCCCACCGGTGAGCCTTCTTTTCCTCCGGGGGAGCCCCCGCCCACCGGAGAGCCTTCTTCGTCCCGCACCGGTGAACCCGCGCCGACCCTCGCCGAGGGACCGGCGGAACCCGCGGAACCCGCAGAACGGAAGGTGCCGAGTTGA
- a CDS encoding VanW family protein — MPLPSRPVPPGARDPQLPPGVQVAQSQSGSRLPPGVSPDIFGPTGLGGPPGLGGSPASGRGATLPPAAQPPQPWQMATPPERPFQRDEPTLVPGGDGGFPQPDGLRYEEPPPRGRGVRRLFLILFAVLFVVALAYAVPAVVMSGKMLPGTSVRGIDIGGLTATEAADKLRDRLAGEATGEMTLLAAGKRFDFDPGKSGLEFDVVATINQAPSGFPNPAEVWRALTGTTDLEPKVSADPESMTTAVAGLARRIDLKVREGSVTFEGVKPVVVMPRDGRELEREATIAAITKAFLGPRKEVRLPVSVIKPIAGEETVRKAAASANKALAGPITLTFAGKRVQLPVETLAAHLSFEPDSSGGMSPKFDARSAVASVEGDLIDPVLAPRDPTFQIVGGKPKLVPGRKGKGINDGRLAADVAEMVARDGDRTIPVLLATVRPRMSDAEARKLGIKERISQFTTPYECCPPRVTNIRTIARLLDGYLVKPGETFSLNGVIGQRDTARGFVPAPMIQGGRLVDSVGGGISQFVTTMYNAVFFGGLEDVQHVAHEFYISRYPAGRESTVSWPEPDFRWKNDSPYGVLVKTSFNDSGVTVGFWSTKRYEVESISSERYDVTPFKSDTDSGPDCIPMVGQNGFTIDVWRVFKQDGEEIKRVKKTTVYRPELDLKCVPE; from the coding sequence ATGCCCCTTCCCTCACGCCCCGTCCCGCCGGGCGCCCGCGACCCGCAACTCCCTCCCGGAGTGCAGGTCGCCCAGTCCCAGAGCGGCTCGCGTCTTCCCCCGGGTGTCTCGCCCGACATCTTCGGCCCCACCGGCCTTGGCGGTCCACCCGGCCTCGGCGGTTCCCCCGCGTCGGGCCGCGGGGCGACGCTCCCGCCCGCCGCCCAGCCCCCGCAGCCCTGGCAGATGGCCACCCCGCCGGAACGCCCCTTCCAGCGCGACGAGCCCACGCTCGTCCCCGGTGGCGACGGAGGGTTCCCGCAGCCCGACGGGCTCCGCTACGAGGAGCCGCCCCCGCGCGGCCGAGGGGTCCGCAGGCTCTTCCTGATCCTCTTCGCCGTGCTGTTCGTCGTCGCGCTCGCCTACGCGGTGCCCGCGGTCGTCATGTCCGGCAAGATGCTGCCGGGCACCAGCGTGCGGGGCATCGACATCGGCGGCCTGACCGCGACCGAGGCGGCCGACAAACTCAGGGACCGCCTGGCGGGCGAGGCCACCGGGGAGATGACCCTCCTGGCCGCGGGCAAGCGCTTCGACTTCGACCCCGGCAAGTCGGGGCTGGAGTTCGACGTGGTCGCCACCATCAACCAGGCGCCCAGCGGCTTCCCCAACCCCGCCGAGGTCTGGCGGGCACTCACCGGCACCACCGACCTGGAGCCCAAGGTCTCCGCCGACCCCGAGAGCATGACAACCGCGGTCGCGGGCCTGGCCAGGAGGATCGACCTCAAGGTCCGCGAGGGCTCGGTCACGTTCGAGGGTGTCAAGCCCGTCGTCGTGATGCCCCGCGACGGCCGGGAGCTGGAGCGGGAGGCCACGATCGCCGCGATCACGAAGGCCTTCCTCGGCCCGCGGAAAGAGGTTCGCCTCCCGGTCTCGGTGATCAAGCCGATAGCGGGGGAGGAGACGGTCAGGAAGGCCGCGGCCAGCGCGAACAAGGCCCTGGCCGGGCCGATCACGCTGACCTTCGCCGGCAAGCGGGTCCAGCTGCCGGTGGAGACCCTCGCCGCCCACCTGTCCTTCGAGCCGGACAGCTCCGGCGGCATGAGCCCGAAGTTCGACGCCAGGAGCGCCGTGGCCTCCGTGGAGGGGGACCTGATCGATCCGGTTCTGGCCCCGCGCGACCCCACGTTCCAGATCGTCGGGGGAAAGCCGAAGCTGGTGCCCGGACGCAAGGGGAAGGGCATCAACGACGGGCGGCTCGCCGCGGACGTGGCCGAGATGGTCGCCCGCGACGGCGACCGGACGATCCCGGTGCTCCTGGCCACCGTCAGGCCGCGGATGTCCGACGCCGAGGCGCGCAAGCTGGGCATCAAGGAGCGGATCAGCCAGTTCACCACACCCTACGAGTGCTGCCCGCCCAGGGTGACCAACATCAGGACGATCGCCAGGCTCCTGGACGGCTACCTGGTGAAGCCGGGCGAGACCTTCTCGCTCAACGGCGTCATCGGCCAGCGCGACACGGCCCGCGGCTTCGTCCCCGCTCCCATGATCCAGGGCGGCAGGCTGGTCGACTCGGTCGGCGGCGGCATCTCCCAGTTCGTCACCACCATGTACAACGCGGTGTTCTTCGGCGGTCTCGAGGACGTCCAGCACGTGGCGCACGAGTTCTACATCTCCCGCTACCCGGCCGGGCGCGAGTCCACGGTCTCCTGGCCCGAGCCCGACTTCCGCTGGAAGAACGACTCGCCGTACGGGGTGCTGGTGAAGACCTCCTTCAACGACAGCGGGGTCACCGTCGGCTTCTGGAGCACCAAGCGTTACGAGGTCGAGTCGATCTCCTCCGAGAGATACGACGTCACCCCGTTCAAGAGCGATACCGACAGCGGTCCCGACTGCATCCCGATGGTCGGCCAGAACGGTTTCACGATCGACGTCTGGCGCGTCTTCAAGCAGGACGGCGAGGAGATCAAGCGCGTCAAGAAGACCACGGTCTACCGTCCCGAGCTCGACCTGAAGTGCGTGCCTGAATAG
- a CDS encoding response regulator, whose translation MTGDAHAGDIRVLVVDDDFMVARIHGGYVTRMPGFTVAGVVHTGGAAIASAAARRPDLVLLDIYLPDMSGLDVLTKLRGAAHPVDILVITAARDVATVRAAMRGGAVNYLIKPFTARALAERLEQYAEIRRRLATLGDEARQDEIDRLFGAVRGVPPPLPKGLSVTTCSLVAAALRESDGDLSAAEAATITGLSRVSARRYLEHLCAAGQAELRPKYGTAGRPEHRYRWTG comes from the coding sequence TTGACCGGGGACGCGCACGCGGGGGACATCCGCGTCCTGGTCGTGGACGACGACTTCATGGTGGCCAGGATCCACGGCGGCTACGTCACCAGGATGCCCGGCTTCACGGTCGCCGGCGTCGTCCACACCGGGGGCGCCGCGATCGCGTCGGCCGCCGCGCGCAGGCCCGACCTGGTACTGCTCGACATCTACCTGCCGGACATGTCAGGACTCGATGTCCTCACGAAGCTCAGGGGAGCCGCGCACCCGGTGGACATCCTGGTGATCACCGCCGCGCGTGACGTGGCCACGGTCCGGGCGGCGATGCGCGGCGGCGCGGTCAACTACCTGATCAAACCCTTCACCGCCCGCGCCCTCGCCGAGCGCCTCGAACAGTACGCCGAGATCCGCAGGCGGCTCGCCACCCTCGGGGACGAGGCTCGCCAGGACGAGATCGACCGGCTCTTCGGCGCGGTCAGGGGGGTTCCGCCGCCACTGCCCAAGGGGCTGTCCGTCACCACCTGCTCACTGGTCGCCGCGGCGCTCAGGGAGAGCGACGGCGACCTGTCGGCGGCCGAGGCGGCGACGATCACCGGTCTCTCCAGGGTCAGCGCCCGCCGGTATCTGGAACACCTGTGCGCGGCGGGCCAGGCGGAGCTCCGCCCGAAGTACGGCACCGCCGGAAGGCCCGAACACCGCTATCGCTGGACGGGCTGA
- a CDS encoding tripartite tricarboxylate transporter TctB family protein: MLPTEDPSGTGATGAGAAGIGSESTAVARAGDGGTGRDTGAPPGPAPVPGSGDDPDTRPGAAPEAGTGWSWRRPELGLAVLVLALGAFVIAGTADVTAAGSVLGLGPRFFPALVGGAMLLIGLFYVVDVLRGGHGDPEDAEDVDSSARADWRTVALVSVIFLAFAGLLDLLGWIIAGALLFFGLSVTLGAAHRLRAGVIAILLSTLTYLMFVKGLGVTLPAGLLSGVI, from the coding sequence ATGCTGCCCACAGAAGACCCGTCCGGCACCGGCGCCACCGGTGCCGGTGCGGCCGGCATCGGATCCGAATCCACCGCCGTCGCCCGCGCGGGCGACGGCGGTACCGGCCGTGACACCGGCGCGCCACCCGGCCCCGCTCCCGTCCCGGGCTCCGGAGACGACCCGGACACGCGTCCCGGCGCGGCGCCCGAGGCCGGAACCGGGTGGTCGTGGCGGCGGCCCGAGCTGGGGCTGGCCGTGCTGGTCCTCGCGCTGGGGGCGTTCGTGATCGCCGGCACCGCCGACGTGACCGCCGCGGGCTCCGTCCTCGGTCTCGGCCCCCGGTTCTTCCCCGCCCTGGTCGGGGGGGCGATGCTGCTGATCGGGCTGTTCTACGTGGTCGACGTGCTCAGGGGAGGCCACGGCGACCCCGAGGACGCCGAGGACGTCGACTCCTCCGCGCGGGCCGACTGGCGGACGGTCGCGCTGGTCAGCGTGATCTTCCTGGCCTTCGCCGGACTGCTCGACCTGCTCGGCTGGATCATCGCGGGCGCGCTGCTCTTCTTCGGCCTGTCCGTGACGCTCGGGGCAGCCCACCGGCTGCGCGCGGGCGTCATCGCGATCCTGCTGTCCACTCTCACCTACCTGATGTTCGTCAAGGGCCTCGGCGTGACGCTGCCGGCCGGGCTGCTGTCCGGGGTGATCTGA
- a CDS encoding TetR family transcriptional regulator, translated as MDVVINPRRERVDAARNRMKILAAAADIVAAQGVEGLSMAEVAAAAGVGVGTLYRRFGDRSGLAYALIDEREREFQAAFIEGPPPLGPGADAPARIRGFLHALADRTVEQLDLLVMAETATPFARFGGAYDGYHAHLSMLVTQARPGADAYVLADALLAPLAAPLLAHRLRGGVTVERVKAGLDDLLAAFTP; from the coding sequence GTGGACGTCGTCATAAACCCGCGCCGTGAGCGGGTCGACGCGGCGCGTAACCGGATGAAGATCCTCGCCGCCGCCGCCGACATCGTCGCCGCTCAGGGCGTCGAGGGGCTGTCGATGGCGGAGGTGGCCGCCGCCGCGGGGGTCGGTGTCGGCACGCTGTACCGCCGGTTCGGCGATCGCTCGGGGCTGGCGTACGCGCTCATCGACGAGCGGGAGCGGGAGTTCCAGGCGGCCTTCATCGAGGGGCCGCCGCCCCTGGGGCCCGGTGCCGACGCGCCCGCCCGCATCCGCGGCTTCCTGCACGCCCTCGCCGACAGAACGGTGGAGCAGCTGGACCTGCTGGTGATGGCCGAGACGGCGACGCCGTTCGCCCGCTTCGGCGGCGCCTATGACGGCTACCACGCCCACCTGTCGATGCTCGTCACCCAGGCCAGACCCGGCGCCGACGCCTACGTCCTCGCCGACGCCCTTCTCGCCCCGCTGGCCGCGCCGCTGCTCGCCCACCGCCTGCGCGGCGGGGTGACGGTCGAACGTGTCAAGGCGGGGCTGGACGACCTGCTGGCCGCGTTCACTCCCTAA
- a CDS encoding tripartite tricarboxylate transporter permease, producing the protein MDSFQLLMDGFATALTPVNLLYALAGVTLGTLVGVLPGIGPAMTVALLLPITFTVPPASAFIMFAGIYYGGMYGGSTTSILLNTPGESSSMITALEGNKMAKRGRAAQALATAAIGSFVAGTIATALLVVAAPLVVDFAISFGPEDYFALAILAFTAVSSVLSRSVVRGLASLGLGLVIGLVGIDQQTGQARLTLGIPQLLDGIDVVIVAVGLFALGEVLYVASRLRHGQPEVIPVGRAFLGRSDWSRSWRPWLRGTALGFPFGALPGGGAEIPTFLSYSIEKRLARGIAREEYGKGAIEGVAGPEAANNASAAGTLVPLLTLGLPTSATAAILLAAFQQYGLQPGPQLFDHNPALVWGMIASLFVGNTMLLVLNLPLAPLWARVLQIPRPYLYSGIVLFAALGVYALNSSWVELVILYILGLLGFAMRRFGLPVAPAVIGLILGPMAEIQLRRALAIGAGDVTVLVRSPIAATLLVISLLALFTPLIRKVAARRGA; encoded by the coding sequence GTGGACTCCTTCCAGCTGTTGATGGACGGCTTCGCGACCGCCCTCACCCCGGTCAACCTGCTCTACGCGCTGGCGGGCGTCACGCTGGGCACGCTGGTGGGCGTGCTGCCCGGCATCGGCCCGGCCATGACCGTGGCGCTGCTGCTGCCGATCACGTTCACCGTCCCCCCGGCGAGCGCGTTCATCATGTTCGCGGGCATCTACTACGGCGGCATGTACGGCGGGTCGACCACCTCGATCCTGCTCAACACGCCCGGCGAGAGCTCCTCGATGATCACCGCGCTCGAGGGCAACAAGATGGCCAAACGCGGCCGGGCGGCCCAGGCGCTGGCGACGGCCGCGATCGGCTCGTTCGTCGCGGGCACCATCGCCACCGCGCTGCTGGTCGTCGCGGCGCCCCTGGTGGTGGACTTCGCGATCTCCTTCGGTCCCGAGGACTACTTCGCGCTCGCCATCCTGGCCTTCACCGCGGTGTCGTCGGTGCTGTCCCGCTCCGTCGTACGAGGGCTGGCCTCGCTGGGCCTCGGCCTGGTCATCGGGCTCGTCGGCATCGACCAGCAGACCGGGCAGGCCAGGCTGACCCTGGGCATCCCGCAACTGCTCGACGGCATCGACGTGGTGATCGTCGCGGTCGGGCTCTTCGCCCTGGGCGAGGTGCTCTACGTCGCCTCGCGGCTGCGGCACGGCCAGCCCGAGGTGATCCCGGTCGGCCGGGCGTTCCTCGGCCGCTCCGACTGGTCGCGTTCCTGGCGGCCGTGGCTGCGCGGCACCGCGCTCGGCTTCCCGTTCGGCGCGCTGCCCGGCGGCGGCGCGGAGATCCCCACGTTCCTGTCGTACTCGATCGAGAAGCGCCTGGCGCGCGGGATCGCCCGCGAGGAGTACGGCAAGGGCGCCATCGAGGGGGTCGCCGGTCCCGAGGCCGCCAACAACGCCTCGGCGGCGGGCACGCTCGTCCCGCTGCTCACGCTGGGCCTGCCCACCTCGGCGACGGCCGCGATCCTGCTGGCGGCCTTCCAGCAGTACGGGCTGCAGCCGGGCCCGCAACTGTTCGACCACAACCCGGCGCTGGTCTGGGGCATGATCGCCTCGCTGTTCGTGGGCAACACCATGCTGCTCGTGCTCAACCTGCCGCTCGCCCCGCTCTGGGCCCGGGTGCTGCAGATCCCCCGGCCCTACCTCTACTCGGGGATCGTGCTGTTCGCGGCGCTCGGCGTCTACGCGCTGAACTCCTCCTGGGTGGAGCTGGTCATCCTCTACATCCTGGGCCTGCTCGGTTTCGCGATGCGCCGCTTCGGCCTGCCGGTGGCCCCGGCGGTGATCGGCCTGATCCTGGGCCCGATGGCCGAGATCCAGCTCCGCCGGGCTCTGGCCATCGGCGCGGGCGACGTGACGGTCCTGGTCAGGAGCCCGATCGCGGCGACGCTGCTGGTCATCTCGCTCCTGGCGCTGTTCACGCCCCTCATCAGGAAGGTGGCCGCCCGGCGCGGCGCCTGA
- a CDS encoding SH3 domain-containing protein, whose translation MKRLLVFAAVMSATAAGMAAAAIPAQATPVNGSFVRSAAPAVDAVVIADGVRLRSSPGGSTVIGYLYYGDYGRILNPSSTNGWCNFRLGARSASGLPSGTTGWVSCTYLAREDGRKFDGPAVDTLRE comes from the coding sequence ATGAAAAGGCTCCTGGTATTCGCCGCCGTGATGTCGGCGACCGCCGCGGGAATGGCCGCTGCGGCCATTCCCGCTCAGGCGACCCCCGTGAACGGCTCTTTCGTCCGGTCGGCGGCCCCGGCCGTGGACGCGGTGGTCATCGCCGACGGGGTGCGCCTGCGGTCGAGTCCTGGAGGATCGACGGTTATCGGCTATCTCTATTATGGCGATTACGGGCGGATTCTTAATCCGAGTTCGACGAACGGCTGGTGTAACTTCCGGCTGGGCGCCAGGTCGGCCTCCGGGTTGCCCTCCGGCACCACGGGATGGGTTTCCTGCACCTATCTGGCCAGGGAGGACGGCCGGAAATTCGACGGCCCGGCCGTCGACACCCTGCGGGAATAG
- a CDS encoding SDR family NAD(P)-dependent oxidoreductase: MTRKVALVTGGSRGIGAAIAVRLAAEGADVVITYARSAERAAAVVKEIEAAGARGLAVAAEAADAALLVAVVERTVAEFGRIDILVNNAGIAPFGPLEEVTLAEVDNTLAVHSRASFVLAQAAARHMGRGGRIISIGSSFVERVPYSGWTLYAMSKSALVGMTKGLARDLGPRGITANLVHPGSTDTEMNPADSPEAEEERRFTALDRYCSPEDIAATVAHLAGEGGRNITGAAITVDAGTTA; encoded by the coding sequence ATGACTCGTAAAGTCGCGCTCGTCACCGGGGGAAGCCGTGGCATCGGCGCCGCCATCGCCGTACGCCTGGCCGCCGAGGGCGCCGACGTGGTGATCACGTACGCGCGCTCGGCGGAGCGGGCGGCGGCGGTCGTCAAGGAGATCGAGGCCGCCGGCGCCCGCGGGCTGGCCGTGGCGGCGGAGGCCGCCGACGCCGCCCTGCTGGTCGCCGTGGTCGAACGGACGGTCGCCGAGTTCGGGCGGATCGACATCCTGGTCAACAACGCCGGCATCGCCCCGTTCGGGCCGCTGGAGGAGGTGACGCTCGCCGAGGTCGACAACACCCTCGCGGTCCACTCCCGCGCCTCGTTCGTGCTGGCCCAGGCGGCCGCCCGGCACATGGGCAGGGGCGGCCGGATCATCTCCATCGGCAGCAGTTTCGTCGAGCGCGTGCCGTACTCGGGATGGACGCTCTACGCGATGAGCAAGTCCGCACTGGTCGGCATGACCAAGGGCCTCGCCAGGGATCTGGGCCCGCGGGGCATCACGGCCAACCTCGTCCACCCCGGTTCGACCGACACCGAGATGAACCCGGCCGACAGCCCCGAGGCGGAGGAGGAGCGGCGCTTCACCGCCCTGGACCGCTACTGCAGCCCCGAGGACATCGCCGCCACCGTCGCGCACCTGGCGGGAGAGGGGGGCAGGAACATCACCGGCGCCGCCATCACCGTCGACGCGGGCACCACGGCCTGA
- a CDS encoding 2-hydroxyacid dehydrogenase: MKIWVPSKAAVDVLCDLPEVECVVYDGTEPVPEGAEEAEVWIPPLMPVADLPGLLSRMTGLRLLQTVTAGVDAYRPHLREGVTLCNARGVHDAGTAEWVVGAMISVLREFPGFVRAQREGEWTYHHTGVLADSTVLIVGHGSIGEALERRLDGFEVDVVRVARTARPGVHGLDELPRLLPEADVVVLLVPSTPETTGMVDAGFLAAMRDGALLVNAARGTVVDTDALVAELRGGRILAALDVTHPEPLPGDHPLWTAPGVLITPHVAGSNPASVRRTLKLLRSQLLRYLAGEPLKNVITGSY, encoded by the coding sequence ATGAAGATCTGGGTCCCTTCCAAAGCCGCCGTCGATGTCCTGTGCGACCTCCCGGAAGTGGAGTGCGTCGTCTACGACGGCACGGAGCCGGTGCCCGAGGGGGCCGAGGAGGCCGAGGTCTGGATCCCGCCGCTGATGCCGGTGGCGGACCTTCCGGGACTGCTCTCCCGGATGACCGGCCTGCGGCTGCTGCAGACCGTCACGGCGGGTGTCGACGCCTACCGGCCGCACCTGCGGGAGGGGGTGACGTTGTGCAACGCCCGGGGCGTGCACGACGCGGGCACCGCCGAGTGGGTGGTCGGAGCCATGATCTCCGTGCTCCGGGAGTTCCCCGGGTTCGTCCGCGCGCAGCGCGAGGGCGAGTGGACCTACCACCACACCGGGGTGCTGGCCGACTCCACGGTCCTGATCGTCGGCCACGGCTCGATCGGTGAGGCGCTGGAGCGGCGGCTCGACGGTTTCGAGGTCGACGTCGTCCGGGTGGCCAGAACCGCCAGGCCCGGCGTGCACGGCCTGGACGAGCTGCCCCGCCTGCTGCCGGAAGCGGACGTGGTGGTGCTGCTCGTACCCTCGACGCCCGAGACCACCGGCATGGTGGACGCCGGGTTCCTGGCGGCGATGAGGGACGGCGCCCTCCTGGTGAACGCGGCCAGGGGCACGGTCGTCGACACGGACGCGCTCGTCGCCGAGTTGCGGGGAGGCCGGATTCTCGCCGCGCTCGACGTCACCCACCCCGAGCCCCTGCCCGGGGACCACCCGCTGTGGACGGCGCCGGGAGTTCTCATCACCCCGCACGTCGCGGGCAGCAATCCGGCCTCCGTACGGCGCACGCTGAAGCTGCTCCGCTCCCAGCTGCTGCGTTACCTCGCGGGCGAGCCGCTCAAAAACGTGATCACGGGTTCCTACTGA
- a CDS encoding tripartite tricarboxylate transporter substrate binding protein translates to MRLRRLAALAVLSLAALTACGSDGGSGTSALRIMAPAAPGGGWDQTSRVAGEALKAAEPSRKIEVYNVPGAGGTIGLAQIAGEKGNGDLLMTMGLVMVGAIEQNKSKITLADTTPIAKLTEEYELVVVPAGSPYKTLGDLVTAWKADPTKIAIAGGSAGGTDHIVAGLMAKAAGIDPKQVNYIAHSGGGEALNSLLGEKVAVGISGIGEFAEHVKSGKLRALGVSSPERLANVDAPTIKEAGLDVELANWRGFVAPAGLDDEAKKRLTDLVTKMHDSPAWKDAVLKNGWADVFQTGQPFADFLAAEQTKVKGIIAEMGLVS, encoded by the coding sequence ATGCGTCTTCGGAGACTGGCCGCCCTCGCGGTGCTGTCCCTCGCCGCCCTCACCGCCTGCGGTTCCGATGGCGGCTCGGGTACGAGCGCGCTGAGAATCATGGCTCCGGCCGCGCCCGGAGGCGGCTGGGACCAGACCTCCCGCGTCGCCGGCGAGGCGCTCAAGGCCGCCGAGCCGTCCCGCAAGATCGAGGTCTACAACGTGCCCGGGGCGGGTGGCACCATCGGCCTGGCCCAGATCGCGGGTGAGAAGGGCAACGGCGACCTGCTGATGACCATGGGCCTGGTCATGGTCGGCGCGATCGAGCAGAACAAGTCGAAGATCACCCTGGCCGACACCACGCCGATCGCGAAGCTCACCGAGGAGTACGAGCTCGTCGTGGTTCCCGCGGGGTCGCCGTACAAGACGCTCGGTGACCTGGTGACGGCGTGGAAGGCCGACCCGACGAAGATCGCCATCGCGGGCGGCTCGGCCGGGGGCACCGACCACATCGTGGCGGGCCTGATGGCCAAGGCCGCGGGCATCGACCCCAAGCAGGTCAACTACATCGCCCACTCCGGTGGCGGCGAGGCGCTCAACTCGCTGCTCGGTGAGAAGGTCGCGGTGGGGATCTCCGGCATCGGCGAGTTCGCCGAGCACGTGAAGTCCGGCAAGCTGCGCGCCCTCGGCGTCAGCTCCCCCGAGCGGCTCGCCAACGTGGACGCCCCCACCATCAAGGAGGCGGGCCTGGACGTGGAACTGGCCAACTGGCGGGGCTTCGTCGCGCCCGCCGGGCTGGACGACGAGGCGAAGAAGAGGCTCACCGACCTGGTCACCAAGATGCACGACTCCCCGGCGTGGAAGGACGCGGTGCTCAAGAACGGCTGGGCCGACGTCTTCCAGACCGGTCAGCCGTTCGCCGACTTCCTCGCGGCGGAGCAGACCAAGGTCAAGGGCATCATCGCGGAGATGGGCCTCGTCTCCTGA
- a CDS encoding DMT family transporter, with protein sequence MAWALLFTAAALEIVWATALERSDGFTRLWPTVIGVTGAVLSFVMLTFALRTLNMGTAYAVWVGLGALGVAAVGIVALGESAAPARLACLALILIGVIGLKLLDG encoded by the coding sequence ATGGCCTGGGCTCTGCTTTTCACGGCGGCCGCGCTGGAGATCGTCTGGGCCACCGCGCTCGAACGCTCGGACGGGTTCACCCGGCTCTGGCCGACGGTCATCGGGGTGACGGGGGCGGTCCTGAGCTTCGTCATGCTCACCTTCGCGCTCAGGACCCTGAACATGGGCACCGCGTACGCGGTCTGGGTCGGGCTCGGCGCGCTCGGGGTCGCCGCCGTGGGCATCGTCGCCCTGGGCGAGAGCGCGGCACCCGCCCGGCTCGCCTGCCTGGCGCTCATCCTGATCGGCGTCATCGGTCTCAAGCTCCTGGACGGATGA